A single window of Undibacterium sp. 5I1 DNA harbors:
- the panC gene encoding pantoate--beta-alanine ligase has translation MKIISSIEELRDQLRGQLRTAFVPTMGNLHEGHLSLMRLAKKHGDPIVASIFVNRLQFGPNEDFDKYPRTFQADVEKLEKEGVYVLFAPTEKDLYPEPQEYRVRPPDDLGNILEGEFRPGFFTGVSTVVLKLFSCVQPRVAVFGKKDYQQLMIIRNMAKQFALPTEIIAADTWRADDGLALSSRNGYLSEAERAEAPVLYQTLNEVAQEIRSGHLDIFELEKKAMAKLANRHWKPDYISVRKRSDLQPPSAGDIAQKAELVVVAAAKLGNTRLIDNLEV, from the coding sequence ATGAAAATTATTTCCTCTATCGAAGAATTGCGCGATCAACTACGTGGTCAATTACGGACTGCGTTTGTACCGACGATGGGCAATTTGCATGAAGGTCATTTGTCCCTGATGCGCCTGGCAAAAAAACATGGCGATCCGATTGTGGCATCGATTTTCGTCAATCGATTACAGTTTGGCCCGAACGAAGATTTTGATAAATATCCGCGTACTTTTCAGGCTGACGTAGAAAAGCTGGAGAAGGAAGGTGTGTATGTATTGTTCGCCCCGACAGAAAAAGACCTCTATCCAGAACCACAAGAATACCGGGTGCGTCCACCCGACGATCTGGGGAATATCTTAGAGGGCGAATTCCGCCCTGGCTTTTTTACCGGCGTTAGTACTGTTGTACTGAAATTATTTTCTTGCGTCCAGCCCCGTGTTGCGGTGTTTGGTAAAAAAGATTACCAACAATTAATGATCATCCGGAATATGGCAAAGCAGTTTGCCTTACCAACTGAAATTATCGCAGCCGATACCTGGCGCGCTGATGATGGACTCGCACTGTCATCACGCAACGGTTATTTGTCCGAGGCTGAACGCGCAGAAGCGCCTGTTTTATACCAGACACTGAATGAGGTTGCGCAAGAAATCCGTTCAGGGCATCTGGATATTTTTGAGCTGGAAAAGAAAGCCATGGCGAAACTAGCAAATCGTCATTGGAAGCCAGATTATATTTCTGTACGCAAGCGTTCCGACCTGCAACCACCGTCTGCTGGCGATATTGCGCAGAAGGCGGAGCTGGTGGTAGTCGCCGCCGCCAAGCTTGGCAACACCCGCCTGATCGACAATCTGGAAGTCTGA
- a CDS encoding DUF3460 family protein, translating to MKFTKQFQLYQSEATQFIQSLKKANPQLEQSQRDGRALLWDKAPIDLATQKDTIESNIDQQAYVYQNKA from the coding sequence ATGAAGTTCACCAAACAATTTCAGCTTTACCAATCCGAAGCAACTCAGTTTATTCAAAGTCTGAAAAAAGCTAATCCGCAATTAGAGCAAAGCCAGCGTGATGGTCGTGCTTTATTATGGGATAAAGCACCGATTGATCTTGCGACGCAAAAAGACACGATTGAGTCCAATATCGATCAACAAGCTTACGTGTACCAAAACAAAGCCTAA
- a CDS encoding M90 family metallopeptidase translates to MSSALPLMLVLSSIVITVGLIAWLPDVLLKRALQKPFPGHYSKILRKNIPVYSRMPAELQLQLKRLIKQFLYQKKFIACDDLQITDEIKVTIAARACMLLLNRPSTVYPALKTILVYPSAFMKPHIQTSLGGVVTHANQTLSGESWSDGRVILAWDHVQRSDGTQIAGHNVVLHEFAHQLDSETGSTNGAPALMSKARYQRWSSILSQEFDVLQRAAELGEETVMDHYGATNPAEFFAVGTETFFEKTWEMARHHPALFEQFRAYYQVDPRDWN, encoded by the coding sequence ATGTCCTCCGCTTTACCACTAATGCTCGTATTATCCAGCATCGTAATCACGGTCGGACTGATTGCGTGGTTGCCTGATGTGCTGTTGAAGCGCGCTTTGCAAAAGCCATTCCCTGGTCACTACTCCAAAATACTGCGTAAAAATATCCCGGTGTATTCCAGAATGCCGGCGGAGCTGCAATTGCAGTTAAAGCGATTGATCAAACAGTTTTTATATCAAAAGAAATTTATTGCTTGCGATGATTTGCAGATAACGGATGAGATCAAGGTCACGATCGCGGCCAGAGCTTGCATGTTGCTCCTTAATCGTCCAAGCACCGTTTACCCAGCCTTAAAAACCATCTTGGTTTATCCCAGTGCTTTTATGAAGCCGCATATTCAAACGAGTCTGGGTGGTGTAGTCACTCACGCCAACCAAACATTGTCGGGAGAATCCTGGAGTGATGGCAGGGTGATCCTGGCATGGGATCATGTGCAGCGCAGTGATGGTACGCAAATCGCAGGGCACAATGTGGTCTTGCATGAGTTTGCGCATCAGCTCGATAGCGAAACCGGCAGCACTAACGGCGCACCTGCCTTGATGAGTAAGGCGCGTTATCAACGTTGGTCTAGTATCTTGTCCCAAGAGTTTGATGTATTGCAGCGCGCAGCGGAGCTAGGTGAAGAAACGGTGATGGATCATTATGGCGCGACCAATCCGGCAGAATTTTTTGCCGTCGGGACAGAGACGTTTTTTGAGAAAACCTGGGAAATGGCGAGACATCATCCCGCGCTGTTTGAGCAATTCCGTGCGTATTATCAGGTTGATCCACGCGACTGGAATTAA
- the gltX gene encoding glutamate--tRNA ligase, whose protein sequence is MSTSASVDLSKPVRTRFAPSPTGYLHVGGARTALFSWAFARHFGGTFVLRIEDTDLERSTPEAVQAILDGMNWLGLQHDEGPFYQMKRMGRYSEVLAKMLADGTAYSCYSSPEEVEAMRELQRANGDKPRYDGTWRPEPGKNLPAIPADRKPVIRFKNPLDGEVSWLDVVKGQITIGNRELDDLVIARPDGTPTYNFCVAVDDWDMQITHVIRGDDHVNNTPRQINILNALGASLPHYGHVPMILGTDGQKLSKRRDAVSVMDYLDKGYLPEAMLNYLARLGWSHGDDEVFSMEQMCSWFDLNHLSSSPAQFNPEKLAWINNHYIKAADNARLAELVRAQMRNDGAQFENAPELSAVVALMKERANTTNELAQAAMLFYRQPNPDAELCKQHITEGVLPALAHYAAACKTVEWSKPALSSMMKETLAQYSLKMPQLAMPLRLLLTGQLQTPSIDAVVELFGRDVVLQRLNSICK, encoded by the coding sequence ATGAGCACTTCTGCATCTGTCGATCTGAGCAAGCCCGTTCGTACCCGTTTCGCACCTAGTCCCACTGGCTATTTACATGTGGGCGGCGCCCGCACAGCCTTATTTAGCTGGGCATTTGCACGCCATTTTGGCGGTACTTTTGTATTGCGTATCGAAGATACGGATCTTGAGCGCTCTACGCCAGAAGCGGTGCAAGCTATTTTAGATGGAATGAATTGGCTAGGCCTGCAACATGACGAAGGTCCTTTTTATCAGATGAAAAGGATGGGCAGATACAGTGAAGTGTTAGCCAAAATGCTAGCGGATGGCACTGCCTATTCTTGCTATTCCTCACCCGAGGAAGTCGAGGCTATGCGTGAGCTGCAACGCGCCAACGGCGATAAACCGCGCTACGACGGCACCTGGCGTCCAGAGCCAGGGAAAAATTTGCCAGCAATACCAGCAGACCGCAAGCCTGTCATACGTTTCAAAAATCCTTTAGATGGCGAAGTGAGCTGGCTTGATGTTGTTAAAGGTCAAATTACGATCGGTAATCGTGAATTAGATGATTTAGTAATTGCCCGTCCAGACGGTACGCCAACATATAATTTTTGTGTTGCAGTCGATGATTGGGATATGCAAATTACTCACGTAATTCGCGGTGATGACCATGTCAATAACACGCCACGCCAGATCAATATTCTGAACGCGCTGGGAGCTAGTTTGCCGCATTACGGTCATGTGCCGATGATCCTCGGTACGGATGGCCAAAAATTATCTAAGCGTCGAGATGCGGTCAGCGTAATGGACTATCTGGATAAAGGTTATTTGCCCGAGGCGATGCTGAATTACCTTGCGCGTCTTGGTTGGAGTCATGGTGACGATGAAGTTTTTTCTATGGAGCAGATGTGTAGCTGGTTCGATTTAAATCATCTTTCTAGTTCGCCAGCGCAGTTCAATCCGGAAAAACTCGCCTGGATTAATAATCATTACATCAAAGCTGCTGATAATGCGCGCCTAGCTGAGTTGGTGCGTGCGCAGATGCGAAATGACGGCGCACAATTTGAGAATGCGCCAGAGTTGTCTGCGGTCGTCGCTTTGATGAAAGAGCGAGCCAATACCACTAATGAGTTGGCGCAAGCTGCGATGTTGTTCTATCGCCAGCCGAACCCGGATGCAGAGTTGTGCAAGCAGCACATTACGGAAGGAGTGTTGCCAGCCTTGGCACACTATGCAGCTGCGTGCAAGACTGTGGAGTGGAGCAAACCAGCTTTGTCGTCGATGATGAAAGAAACCTTGGCGCAGTACTCGTTAAAAATGCCGCAACTTGCTATGCCTTTGCGTTTGTTATTAACAGGCCAGCTACAAACACCATCAATTGATGCTGTGGTTGAACTATTCGGTCGCGACGTCGTGCTTCAAAGGCTGAACTCTATCTGTAAGTGA
- a CDS encoding TonB-dependent siderophore receptor translates to MTIAPPIRVTQLLSQATSRKSSAHSLSGVQSRLIPLTMVLAISQAFTISAAYAQSADKALPEVVIRANKTDSNKNDVAKIGGFADAKLSDTPASITVFTQQQLQDLSIRTSSDAMKFDASVNDAYNAVGYSEQFSIRGFALDNTSSYRKDGLAIPGDASIPLENKERIEILKGLAGFQAGFATPGGIVNYVTKRPTTTPLRSVTVAASERGTLYGSLDLGGQSDDQQFGYRINAATEKLRSYVKGADGDRQFISGAFDWHITPKALLQLDMDYQKKSQLTVPGFQLFNGIDLPRNVSADTMLNNQPWAKPVSTRDSNIGLRFEYQFNDDWRASFSANRHEFKRDDYTAFPYGCSSANLFPGYCANGDYDVYDYQSVGESKSPVATQGILNGKFRLGGLQNTVAVGFSTFQRRDRFGDYVYDLVGTSNVFQPVVVPQSTNTTGPVLLRRTDKEWSLFAQDIIDLTDTVKLDIGIRHVAIKRQQIDAPGYDRNYELPSVALLFKPQKSWTLYGSYTEGLEHGGIAPFGTNNVNQMLNPSKSKQVEFGLKADVAQDISITAAVFHITKSLEYTNSDNVYVSNGYAIHNGLEVSAQGRITPALTLGASVTALAAHQYDTGIAGLDDKRVTNVPELKSVVYADYAIASISGLNINGSWNYSGNKAFQPDNSVIVPGYQVFNLGARYVTKVATVVTTLRFNVDNVADKFYWRDVTQSLGGYLLPGAPRTYKVSAQFDF, encoded by the coding sequence ATGACAATCGCACCACCCATCCGCGTTACACAACTTCTTTCACAAGCGACTTCACGTAAGTCATCAGCTCATTCGCTATCAGGTGTTCAAAGCCGCTTGATTCCGCTGACGATGGTCTTGGCAATTTCTCAGGCTTTTACTATCTCTGCTGCCTATGCGCAGAGCGCAGATAAAGCGCTGCCAGAAGTCGTCATTCGCGCTAATAAAACGGATAGCAATAAAAATGATGTAGCAAAAATCGGCGGCTTTGCCGATGCAAAATTATCAGATACGCCAGCATCGATTACCGTCTTTACTCAACAACAATTACAAGATTTAAGCATCCGCACTAGCAGCGATGCGATGAAATTTGATGCCAGTGTCAACGACGCTTACAACGCGGTTGGCTACTCTGAACAATTTTCTATCCGTGGTTTTGCGCTGGATAACACCAGCAGTTACCGCAAAGATGGGCTAGCCATTCCAGGCGATGCATCTATCCCTTTGGAAAATAAAGAGCGCATAGAAATACTCAAAGGATTAGCCGGATTTCAGGCAGGCTTTGCCACCCCCGGCGGCATTGTGAACTACGTGACTAAGCGCCCAACCACTACGCCATTACGTTCAGTAACGGTCGCCGCCAGTGAGCGCGGCACGCTATACGGTTCGCTAGATTTAGGCGGTCAATCCGATGATCAGCAATTTGGTTATCGTATTAATGCTGCGACAGAAAAATTACGCTCCTATGTAAAAGGTGCAGACGGAGACCGACAATTTATCTCTGGTGCTTTTGACTGGCATATCACGCCAAAAGCACTATTGCAGCTAGATATGGATTATCAGAAAAAATCCCAGTTAACTGTCCCTGGATTTCAACTATTTAATGGAATAGATCTGCCTCGCAATGTCAGCGCAGACACAATGCTGAACAATCAACCTTGGGCGAAGCCTGTCAGCACCCGCGACAGCAATATCGGCTTACGTTTCGAATATCAATTCAATGACGACTGGCGCGCCTCGTTCTCAGCCAACCGTCATGAATTCAAACGCGATGATTACACCGCCTTCCCTTACGGCTGTTCGTCCGCAAACTTATTCCCAGGTTATTGCGCGAATGGTGACTACGATGTCTATGACTATCAAAGCGTAGGAGAATCAAAATCGCCAGTGGCAACGCAGGGAATTTTAAATGGCAAATTCCGGTTAGGCGGTTTGCAAAACACAGTCGCAGTGGGATTCTCGACCTTCCAGCGCCGTGATCGCTTTGGTGACTATGTCTACGATTTAGTGGGCACTAGCAATGTATTTCAACCTGTCGTCGTACCGCAATCGACCAACACAACCGGCCCGGTTCTGTTGCGCAGAACGGATAAAGAATGGTCCCTGTTTGCGCAGGATATTATTGATCTGACCGATACTGTCAAACTGGATATCGGTATACGTCACGTTGCGATCAAGCGTCAGCAAATCGATGCGCCGGGTTACGATCGTAACTACGAATTGCCAAGCGTTGCGCTACTTTTTAAACCACAAAAATCCTGGACGCTGTACGGATCGTACACAGAAGGTTTAGAGCATGGCGGCATCGCCCCGTTCGGTACCAACAACGTCAACCAGATGCTTAATCCGAGTAAATCCAAGCAAGTTGAATTTGGTCTTAAAGCAGATGTGGCACAAGATATTAGTATCACTGCCGCCGTCTTCCACATCACTAAATCGCTGGAATATACCAACTCGGATAATGTCTACGTCAGCAACGGCTACGCAATCCATAATGGACTGGAAGTATCCGCCCAAGGTCGTATCACTCCAGCCTTGACGTTAGGTGCCAGCGTCACTGCATTGGCGGCGCACCAATACGATACCGGCATTGCAGGATTAGATGATAAGCGTGTCACCAATGTACCAGAGTTAAAATCTGTGGTGTATGCAGACTATGCTATTGCCAGCATATCTGGACTCAACATCAACGGCAGTTGGAATTATTCTGGTAACAAGGCGTTTCAACCGGATAACAGCGTCATCGTTCCAGGCTATCAAGTGTTCAACCTGGGTGCGCGTTATGTCACCAAAGTGGCTACTGTCGTGACGACTTTACGGTTCAATGTCGACAACGTCGCCGATAAATTTTACTGGCGCGACGTGACGCAATCCTTAGGTGGCTACTTACTGCCAGGCGCACCAAGAACGTATAAAGTATCTGCACAATTTGATTTTTAA
- a CDS encoding MFS transporter, with protein MLKQNSIEHDQALANRDGLPTRERNLAMLSLAIGVGMASLDTAIANTALPAIADQLHTSPAASVWIINVYQLAMVATLLPFAALGEVIGYRRVSIAGLVLFTLASLGCACSWSLTSLVIARLFQGVGASAIMGVNTAMLRAIFPTRLQGRGFGLNSLVVAVAFAVGPTIASLILAVWCWPWLFAINVPLGIFAFFLGRKVLPLTRRATHKIDSLTALFNIAAFGMLILLFGEAAHLQSFKILVIEMIATIFFFALLLRRQHGHQAPMLPVDLFRRPLFLLSVLTAICTFTTQSLAFVSLPFYFETVLGRSPVETGFLMTPWAALVAVMAPIAGRLSDHYSPGVLGGIGLAALSAGMLSLVLMPLNPSVFDIGWRMAMCGIGFGFFQAPNLKAIMGAAPLSRAGGASGIVATSRLMGQASGAALVAFCFTLSNKSGTSYALGLGAVFAAVASIASFSRLLVATDPL; from the coding sequence ATGCTTAAGCAAAATAGTATTGAACACGATCAGGCCTTGGCAAATCGTGATGGATTGCCGACACGCGAACGTAACTTGGCTATGTTGTCTCTCGCAATTGGTGTCGGAATGGCCTCCCTTGATACGGCTATCGCCAATACTGCGCTGCCAGCGATTGCGGATCAGTTACATACATCACCTGCCGCCTCTGTCTGGATTATCAATGTATATCAATTGGCGATGGTTGCTACGCTGTTGCCATTTGCGGCCTTGGGAGAGGTGATAGGTTATCGCCGTGTTTCCATCGCGGGGCTGGTATTGTTCACGCTGGCATCTTTGGGCTGCGCATGCTCTTGGTCTTTAACATCCTTAGTCATTGCGCGCTTATTTCAAGGTGTTGGCGCTAGCGCGATTATGGGTGTCAATACTGCGATGTTAAGAGCAATTTTTCCTACTCGTCTGCAAGGGCGTGGTTTTGGATTGAACTCTTTGGTGGTCGCAGTTGCATTTGCGGTTGGACCGACAATCGCCTCTCTGATACTGGCCGTCTGGTGTTGGCCTTGGTTATTTGCGATCAACGTGCCTCTCGGTATATTCGCTTTTTTCCTGGGACGTAAAGTCCTGCCTCTGACCCGTCGAGCCACTCACAAAATAGATAGTCTGACAGCCTTGTTTAACATTGCTGCATTTGGTATGTTAATTTTGCTGTTCGGGGAAGCTGCTCACCTTCAAAGTTTTAAAATACTCGTGATCGAAATGATAGCTACCATTTTCTTTTTTGCCTTATTATTGCGTCGCCAGCATGGACATCAGGCACCGATGCTTCCGGTTGATCTGTTTCGCCGTCCATTGTTTTTACTGTCAGTATTAACGGCAATTTGTACCTTCACCACTCAAAGTCTTGCCTTTGTATCACTGCCTTTTTATTTTGAGACGGTATTAGGGCGTTCACCAGTAGAAACGGGCTTTTTGATGACGCCTTGGGCGGCACTGGTTGCTGTGATGGCGCCTATTGCAGGACGATTGAGTGATCATTATTCACCAGGAGTACTCGGTGGCATTGGTCTTGCTGCATTATCAGCTGGTATGTTGTCTCTTGTGCTCATGCCCCTGAACCCCTCAGTGTTTGATATTGGCTGGCGTATGGCTATGTGCGGTATCGGTTTTGGATTTTTTCAAGCGCCTAATCTGAAGGCGATTATGGGAGCTGCGCCCTTATCCCGAGCTGGTGGCGCTAGTGGTATTGTTGCTACCTCCCGTCTGATGGGGCAAGCCTCGGGTGCAGCACTGGTGGCATTTTGCTTTACCTTATCAAATAAAAGCGGTACTAGCTATGCGCTTGGTCTGGGAGCCGTTTTTGCAGCGGTCGCCAGCATCGCCAGTTTCTCTCGCTTACTGGTGGCAACAGACCCACTGTGA
- a CDS encoding ScpA family protein, whose amino-acid sequence MSTTLSATDLPLVGSSDSTPNVVDGLAFAKLYGEPLFKLPNDLYIPPDALEIFLEAFEGPLDLLLYLIRKQNFNILDIPMAQVTLQYLDYVEQIRKHNLELAAEYLLMAAMLIEIKSRMLLPSTKSLDDGEAGDPRAELVRRLLEYEQMKLAAYDLNAVPQLGRDFLHAQVFVEQNTVLHWPQVDVQDLQAAWADVLKRATLVAHHKISREELSVREHMTGILRKLQSAKFIEFSDLFDPSKGAPVLVVNFVALLELAKETLIEITQAEAFAPIYVRLAYLPTHSPN is encoded by the coding sequence ATCAGCACTACTTTGTCAGCGACAGATTTGCCTCTGGTTGGCAGTAGCGACAGCACGCCCAACGTTGTTGATGGACTGGCGTTCGCCAAACTATATGGCGAGCCGCTGTTCAAACTACCCAACGATCTCTACATCCCGCCAGATGCGCTGGAAATTTTTTTAGAAGCGTTTGAAGGTCCGCTGGATTTGCTGCTCTACCTGATCCGCAAGCAAAATTTCAATATTCTCGATATTCCGATGGCGCAAGTCACGTTGCAATATCTGGACTATGTTGAGCAAATCCGCAAACATAATCTGGAGCTGGCCGCAGAATATTTATTGATGGCAGCGATGTTGATTGAAATCAAATCACGCATGCTCTTGCCCAGCACCAAAAGTCTGGATGATGGCGAAGCAGGCGATCCGCGTGCAGAATTAGTGCGTCGTCTACTGGAATACGAGCAAATGAAACTAGCTGCCTACGACCTCAACGCGGTTCCCCAGCTAGGACGTGATTTTTTGCATGCGCAAGTCTTTGTTGAGCAAAATACGGTATTGCATTGGCCGCAGGTCGACGTGCAAGATTTACAAGCAGCCTGGGCCGACGTGCTAAAACGAGCAACACTTGTCGCCCACCACAAAATCAGCCGTGAAGAACTATCTGTACGTGAGCACATGACAGGTATTTTACGCAAATTGCAGTCCGCTAAATTTATCGAGTTTTCAGATCTATTTGATCCTAGTAAAGGTGCACCAGTTCTGGTGGTTAATTTTGTTGCCTTGCTTGAACTCGCAAAAGAAACTTTAATAGAAATCACTCAGGCAGAAGCTTTTGCACCGATTTATGTGAGACTCGCTTATTTGCCAACGCACTCACCTAATTAA
- a CDS encoding cobalamin-binding protein: protein MTQLAKSREHFCLIKKLTAFMALAAISLHSVVGHAAISVTDDAQHVVTLAKPAQRVISLAPHATELLFEAGAGSQIVGVSEYSDFPEAAKKIPSIGNVFALDVERIIALKPDLIVVWGTGNGKTLASKLRDTHIPIFESEPRSFEDIASSIERLAVLTNKQATGNAAAQRFRIRLEKLRQTYQPGLPSGLSPSSQVSTANAAEKQRIVSVFYQIWRKPLMTLNDQHLVSAAIRLCGGKNIFGGLKEISPTVNTEAVLAANPDAIITTGGEQQDVFADWRQFTTLNAVSKGNLFTVKGDWMNRAGPRILDGTEMLCKHLATARTTLK from the coding sequence ATGACACAGCTTGCAAAAAGCAGAGAGCACTTTTGTCTCATCAAAAAACTAACTGCTTTCATGGCACTGGCAGCGATCAGCTTGCACAGTGTCGTGGGGCACGCCGCCATCAGCGTGACTGATGATGCACAACATGTGGTCACGCTGGCGAAGCCAGCACAGCGCGTTATCAGCCTCGCGCCGCATGCGACTGAGTTGTTGTTTGAGGCCGGTGCCGGTAGCCAAATTGTCGGCGTCAGCGAATACAGCGACTTTCCGGAAGCTGCGAAAAAAATCCCTTCGATTGGCAATGTATTCGCATTAGATGTAGAACGCATCATTGCGCTCAAACCCGACCTGATCGTGGTCTGGGGTACTGGCAACGGCAAAACCCTAGCTAGTAAATTGCGCGATACCCATATCCCGATATTCGAGAGCGAGCCACGCAGTTTTGAAGATATTGCCAGTTCAATAGAACGTCTGGCAGTTCTGACTAACAAGCAAGCGACCGGCAATGCAGCCGCCCAACGTTTCAGAATTCGTTTAGAAAAATTGCGCCAAACTTATCAGCCCGGCTTACCGTCCGGCTTGTCGCCCAGTTCACAAGTCAGCACTGCAAACGCAGCAGAAAAACAAAGAATCGTCAGCGTGTTTTATCAAATCTGGCGCAAACCTTTGATGACCTTAAATGATCAGCATCTGGTGTCGGCAGCAATCCGTTTGTGCGGTGGTAAAAACATATTTGGCGGCTTAAAAGAAATCAGTCCCACAGTCAATACCGAAGCAGTGCTGGCTGCCAACCCGGATGCGATTATTACCACTGGCGGCGAGCAGCAAGATGTCTTCGCCGACTGGCGGCAATTCACCACGCTCAATGCCGTCAGCAAGGGTAATTTATTTACCGTAAAAGGTGACTGGATGAATCGTGCGGGGCCGAGAATTTTAGATGGCACTGAGATGCTCTGCAAACATCTGGCGACTGCCAGAACAACACTGAAATAA
- a CDS encoding pseudouridine synthase produces the protein MQIPNRIPTPPLATRDGVSPSYLWLPEGRWDNLLDFLLTQFPDVSEQQWHARIAKHEVVDARGTILAANSAVKRGMCIFYYREIDDEVTIPYQEQILYQDENLLVVDKPHFLPVIPGGRFLHETLLVRLKKSSGNNQLTPIHRLDRETAGVILFSQKTETRGAYQSLFQQRKVNKIYHALAPHLSQQEFPLTYRSKMIDAEKFFVMEETPGEPNAETHITVIERRGENDLYELHPSTGKRHQLRVHLASLGAPIINDTFYPIALPCNGDDFSAPLQLLAKSISFTDPLSGGYRQFTSTKTL, from the coding sequence ATGCAAATCCCAAATCGCATACCAACGCCTCCTCTGGCCACACGTGATGGCGTATCACCAAGCTATCTATGGTTACCAGAGGGACGGTGGGATAATTTATTAGATTTTTTATTGACACAATTTCCGGATGTAAGCGAACAGCAGTGGCATGCGCGTATCGCGAAACATGAGGTTGTTGATGCTCGAGGCACGATTCTGGCGGCAAATAGCGCAGTCAAACGTGGTATGTGTATTTTTTATTACCGCGAAATTGATGATGAGGTGACTATCCCTTATCAAGAACAGATCCTTTACCAAGACGAGAATTTGCTGGTAGTAGATAAACCACATTTTTTGCCCGTGATACCAGGCGGTCGTTTTTTGCATGAAACTCTGTTAGTTCGGTTAAAGAAGAGTAGCGGCAACAATCAACTGACACCTATTCACAGGCTGGACAGAGAAACCGCTGGCGTGATTTTATTTTCACAAAAAACAGAAACGCGGGGCGCCTATCAATCTTTATTTCAGCAGCGCAAAGTTAATAAAATCTATCACGCCTTAGCACCACATTTATCCCAGCAAGAGTTTCCGCTGACTTATCGCAGCAAAATGATTGACGCCGAAAAATTCTTTGTAATGGAAGAAACTCCTGGCGAACCTAACGCTGAAACTCATATAACAGTTATAGAGCGCCGCGGTGAAAATGATTTATATGAATTGCATCCCAGCACGGGGAAAAGACACCAATTGCGAGTGCATTTAGCAAGCCTCGGCGCGCCGATTATCAATGATACTTTCTACCCAATCGCCCTCCCATGTAACGGTGATGACTTTTCTGCCCCGCTACAATTACTGGCAAAATCGATCAGTTTTACCGATCCGCTTAGCGGTGGCTACAGACAATTTACAAGCACAAAAACTCTGTAA
- the rarD gene encoding EamA family transporter RarD, producing the protein MRKGILYAASAYIVWGLFPIYFKALHGIPALEILLHRMLWSLLFLMVVLAWRSQWFWVRDVLRQPKLIAGFVASATLLSVNWLIYIWAINNDHIVDASLGYFMTPLVNVLLGYAILRERLRSAQWFAIGLAACGVIWLTWQTGHPPIIGLSLAISFGVYGLLRKTAALGALEGLSLETFLLFPFAFAYLTYLTVQGHNAFISGSGTTQLLLLAAGPITAIPLLMFAAGARLIPMATLGLLQYIAPSIQLILGVILYHEPFSGERLIGFMAIWAALAVYSAEGIRHSFRRQ; encoded by the coding sequence ATGCGCAAAGGCATACTCTACGCAGCTTCCGCTTATATCGTCTGGGGCTTATTTCCCATTTATTTCAAAGCTCTGCACGGGATACCTGCACTAGAAATTTTGTTACATCGCATGTTATGGTCACTGCTATTTTTGATGGTAGTACTGGCATGGCGTAGTCAATGGTTTTGGGTACGCGATGTGCTGCGTCAGCCAAAACTGATCGCCGGATTTGTCGCCAGCGCGACCCTGTTGTCAGTAAATTGGCTGATCTACATCTGGGCGATCAATAACGATCATATCGTCGATGCCAGTTTGGGATATTTTATGACGCCGCTGGTCAATGTCCTGCTCGGTTACGCTATCTTGCGTGAGCGCTTGCGGTCAGCACAATGGTTTGCCATAGGCTTGGCAGCCTGCGGCGTGATCTGGCTGACCTGGCAAACCGGTCATCCTCCCATCATTGGGTTGTCTCTCGCCATCAGCTTTGGCGTGTATGGTTTATTGCGTAAAACAGCCGCACTTGGTGCGCTGGAAGGCTTGTCACTGGAGACCTTTTTGCTGTTCCCGTTTGCTTTTGCTTATCTGACTTACTTAACGGTACAAGGTCATAATGCCTTCATCAGTGGATCTGGCACAACTCAATTATTACTGCTGGCAGCTGGTCCCATCACTGCAATTCCATTACTGATGTTTGCTGCCGGTGCTCGCCTGATCCCTATGGCGACGCTGGGATTGCTGCAATATATTGCGCCATCAATCCAACTGATATTGGGCGTCATTTTGTATCATGAGCCATTTAGCGGCGAAAGACTGATCGGATTTATGGCGATCTGGGCTGCGCTGGCGGTGTATTCTGCAGAGGGAATACGTCACTCCTTCAGACGCCAATAA